One segment of Triticum aestivum cultivar Chinese Spring chromosome 2A, IWGSC CS RefSeq v2.1, whole genome shotgun sequence DNA contains the following:
- the LOC101290620 gene encoding WRKY transcription factor WRKY51, giving the protein MMTMDLIGGYGRADEQVAIQEAAAAGLCGMEHLILQLSRTGTSESSPVGSSEAPEQQVDCREITDMTVSKFKKVISILNHRTGHARFRRGPVVAQSQGPAVSEPAPVRASSSRSMTLDFTKASSGYGNDAGFSVSAASSSFMSSVTGDGSVSNGRGGGSSLMLPPPPSASCGKPPLASSAASTGAGAGQKRKCHDHAHSENVAGGKYGASGGRCHCSKRRKSRVRRMTRVPAISSKAAEIPADDFSWRKYGQKPIKGSPYPRGYYKCSTVRGCPARKHVERDPSDPSMLIVTYEGEHRHTPADQEPLAPLPEL; this is encoded by the exons ATGATGACCATGGATCTGATTGGAGGATACGGGAGGGCGGACGAGCAGGTGGCCatccaggaggcggcggcggcggggctgtgcgggatggagcacctcatCCTGCAGCTCTCCCGGACAGGCACCAGCGAGAGCTCGCCGGTTGGGTCGTCGGAGGCGCCGGAGCAGCAGGTAGACTGCCGGGAGATCACTGATATGACCGTGTCCAAGTTCAAGAAGGTGATTTCTATCCTCAACCACCGCACTGGCCACGCCAGGTTCCGGCGCGGGCCTGTGGTGGCGCAGTCCCAGGGCCCCGCCGTGTCCGAGCCGGCGCCGGTGAGGGCGTCTTCGTCGAGGTCCATGACCTTGGACTTCACCAAGGCGTCTTCCGGGTACGGAAACGACGCCGGGTTCAGCGTCTCGGCCGCGAGCTCATCCTTCATGTCGTCGGTGACCGGTGACGGGAGCGTGTCCAACGGACGCGGGGGCGGGTCCTCGCTGATGCTCCCGCCGCCACCTTCGGCCAGCTGCGGGAAACCGCCGCTGGCGTCCTCCGCGGCATCCACCGGCGCCGGTGCCGGGCAGAAGCGCAAGTGCCACGACCACGCGCACTCAGAGAACGTCGCCGGCGGAAAGTACGGCGCCTCCGGTGGCCGCTGCCACTGCTCCAAGCGCAG GAAATCCCGGGTTCGGCGGATGACTCGCGTGCCGGCGATCAGCTCGAAGGCGGCGGAGATCCCCGCGGACGACTTCTCGTGGCGCAAGTATGGCCAGAAGCCTATCAAGGGCTCCCCCTACCCACG AGGTTACTACAAGTGCAGCACGGTGCGCGGGTGCCCGGCGCGGAAGCACGTGGAGCGTGACCCCAGCGACCCCTCCATGCTCATCGTGACCTACGAGGGCGAGCACCGGCACACCCCCGCGGACCAGGAGCCGCTCGCCCCGCTACCGGAGCTCTGA